In Chiloscyllium plagiosum isolate BGI_BamShark_2017 chromosome 30, ASM401019v2, whole genome shotgun sequence, a genomic segment contains:
- the LOC122565000 gene encoding zinc finger protein Gfi-1b-like isoform X2 has product MPRSFLVKIKKTYHQVRPTNDEVFLKLEPAPSHPVESASLAPSSASDEDCILSPVSTPGFPWERFQNVYDLCHLSSSFSSPLLMDKADLYGARVSGPLEIDQPIDYSTHYSSASSSYNCIKCNKVFSTAHGLEVHVRRSHSGIRPYACELCGKTFGHGVSLEQHMNIHSQVPGTDCVTTSKVGGGFGMSNIQTHRGWGRGHSGGGGYTPVRVSPFRSGWGTPYPSESQPLQERVGDPIS; this is encoded by the exons ATGCCACGATCATTTCTGGTGAAGATAAAGAAGACTTACCATCAGGTTCGTCCCACCAATGATGAAGTGTTTCTCAAACTGGAGCCAGCACCATCGCATCCTGTTG AGTCAGCCTCTCTCGCCCCAAGCTCAGCCAGTGATGAAGATTGCATCCTATCCCCAGTCTCCACGCCTGGCTTCCCTTGGGAGCGATTCCAGAACGTGTATGATCTGTGCCACCTCTCCTCCAGCTTTTCCTCCCCTCTCCTGATGGATAAAGCCGATTTGTACGGAGCCCGCGTTTCGGGACCCTTGGAGATTGACCAACCGATCGACTACAGCACCCACTACAGCTCAGCATCCAGCTCCTACAACTGCATCAAGTGTAACAAG GTATTCTCCACTGCCCATGGTCTTGAGGTCCATGTCAGGAGGTCACACAGTGGGATTCGACCTTATGCCTGTGAGCTGTGTGGGAAGACGTTTGGTCATGGAGTCAGTCTGGAGCAGCACATGAACATTCACTCACAGGTACCCGGCACGGACTGTGTAACAACATCAAAGGTCGGGGGGGGCTTCGGGATGAGTAACATCCAAACACACCGGGGTTGGGGAAGAGGGCATAGTGGGGGAGGGGGCTAcacaccagtgagagtcagccccttcaggagcgGGTGGGGGACCCCATATcctagtgagagtcagccccttcaggagcgGGTGGGGGACCCCATATcctag
- the LOC122565000 gene encoding zinc finger protein Gfi-1b-like isoform X1 produces MPRSFLVKIKKTYHQVRPTNDEVFLKLEPAPSHPVDSPSWSLGHRVEPKAGVKGHDTQPGWEELPWENSTANERASRCHMTKDTTYTFSSESASLAPSSASDEDCILSPVSTPGFPWERFQNVYDLCHLSSSFSSPLLMDKADLYGARVSGPLEIDQPIDYSTHYSSASSSYNCIKCNKVFSTAHGLEVHVRRSHSGIRPYACELCGKTFGHGVSLEQHMNIHSQVPGTDCVTTSKVGGGFGMSNIQTHRGWGRGHSGGGGYTPVRVSPFRSGWGTPYPSESQPLQERVGDPIS; encoded by the exons ATGCCACGATCATTTCTGGTGAAGATAAAGAAGACTTACCATCAGGTTCGTCCCACCAATGATGAAGTGTTTCTCAAACTGGAGCCAGCACCATCGCATCCTGTTG ATTCACCTTCTTGGTCTCTGGGACACCGTGTAGAACCCAAGGCTGGGGTGAAAGGTCATGACACCCAGCCTGGGTGGGAGGAGCTTCCATGGGAGAACAGCACAGCCAATGAGAGGGCATCTCGATGTCACATGACCAAGGACACCACTTACACCTTCTCTTCAG AGTCAGCCTCTCTCGCCCCAAGCTCAGCCAGTGATGAAGATTGCATCCTATCCCCAGTCTCCACGCCTGGCTTCCCTTGGGAGCGATTCCAGAACGTGTATGATCTGTGCCACCTCTCCTCCAGCTTTTCCTCCCCTCTCCTGATGGATAAAGCCGATTTGTACGGAGCCCGCGTTTCGGGACCCTTGGAGATTGACCAACCGATCGACTACAGCACCCACTACAGCTCAGCATCCAGCTCCTACAACTGCATCAAGTGTAACAAG GTATTCTCCACTGCCCATGGTCTTGAGGTCCATGTCAGGAGGTCACACAGTGGGATTCGACCTTATGCCTGTGAGCTGTGTGGGAAGACGTTTGGTCATGGAGTCAGTCTGGAGCAGCACATGAACATTCACTCACAGGTACCCGGCACGGACTGTGTAACAACATCAAAGGTCGGGGGGGGCTTCGGGATGAGTAACATCCAAACACACCGGGGTTGGGGAAGAGGGCATAGTGGGGGAGGGGGCTAcacaccagtgagagtcagccccttcaggagcgGGTGGGGGACCCCATATcctagtgagagtcagccccttcaggagcgGGTGGGGGACCCCATATcctag